The DNA segment GCCTCCACCGTCGGCCGGCTGTACGCCTCCGCGTTCTACGCCCTGAAGGACCCCAAGACGCCGCTGCGCTTCGCCATCGTCCGCGTCGCGGTGGGCTCGGTGGGCGCCTGGGTCCTGGGCCTGCACCTGCCCGGGTGGCTGGGGCTGCCCTCGGAATTGGGCGCGCTGGGACTCACGCTCGCCAGCGGGCTCGTCGCCTGGCTCGAGTCGTGGCTGCTGCGCCGCAAGCTGACCCGGCAATTGGGGCCGGTGGGCGTTCCCAAGGGACTCTTGCCCCGGCTGTGGGGCGCGGCCGCCATCGCGGGCGTCGTGGCCCTGGGCGTGAAGCTGGGGCTCGCTGCCATGCTGGGTCCCATGCCGGGAGTGCAGGCGGAGTGGGGCGGGGCCTTCCTCGCGCCCCCCAGGCTGCATCCCGTCCTGGGCTTCCTGGCCGTCGCCATCCCCATGGGCGGCATCTATTTCGCGGTGGCCGCCGCGCTGGGGGTCCCCGAGGCCGGCGCGGTGTTCCGCAAGGTCTCCGGACGGCTGCGCCGGGCGCGCTAAGTGCTCGCCAATGCTCGGCTCCTCACGGAGCGGGCAGGGGGTGGTTGGAGCAGCAAGGAGGGGGTGGGCGGGATGGCCTGGAGGGGGGCCTTCGTTATGGTCCCGGCGGTGGTGTGGGCCGCGTGCCTGTCTTCGGGGCTTCCTCCGGACAGGGCGCGCGTGTAGAGTGCGCCGCCTTTTTCATGGGCCCGGCTTCACGGGAAGTCTGGCTGACTTCGTCTCAGGAAGGTCTCGGCAGTGAGCGACGAGAAGAACGGTTCCAATGCGGGCGGTCCGGGTGGGATGGGCGGCCCCAAGAAGCCGAAGGCCACCTTCGGTGACGTGATGCTCGGCATCCCTTCGGGCGGCAGCGGCCGTGGCGAGGGTCCTCGCGGCGGCGGCGAGCGCGGCGGTCCCGGTCAGGGCCGTGACGCGCGTCCTCGTCCCGAGGGAGGGGCTCCGCGCGACGAGCGCCGTCCTCCTCGTGGCCAGGGCGGTCCGGAGCGGGGTGGAGGCGAGCGCCGCGGTGGTGGCGAGCGCCGGCCGTCCGGTCCCATGGTCGTCGTGAAGCGCGCGTCGGGCGCCATCGAGACGCGAGGTCCGGTGGGGGAGAACCCCGCCGAGGCGACCGCGACCGCCGAGGCGACGACCGCGGAGGCCGAGGCCTCTGGCGCGCCGACGACGACTCCCGCGCCGCGCCCTGTGGCGCCGACGCAGCCGGTCTCCTCCGCGCTGTACGAGGAGGTCCCCGAGTCCGAGTCCTTCGCCGAGATGTTCGCCAAGGAGGGCGGGGCGCCGGGTCGCCGGGGCGTGCGCCTGGGCGAGAAGGTCAAGGGCACCATCTTTCAGCTCGGCGCGGACACCGCGTTCGTGTCGCTGGAGGGCGCGTCCAAGAGCGAGGCGATGATCGAGCTGCGCGAGCTCAAGGACGACGAGGGCATCCTGCGCTACGGCGTGGGTGACAGCCTGGACGCGCACGTCATCGAGGTGGGCGCCAAGGGCATCGTGCTGAGCCGCGCGCTGGCCAAGGGCAGCGCGTCCATGGCGATGCTGGCCGAGGCCCGCGCGTCGGGCATGCCCGTCGAGGGCATGGTGCTGAGCGTGAACAAGGGCGGCGTGGAGGTCGCCATCGGCGACGTGCGCGCGTTCTGCCCCATCAGCCAGCTGGACCTGCGCTACGTCGAGAAGCCGGACCAGTTCATCGGCGAGAAGCTCAAGTTCCGCGTCACCGAGGTCCGGGACCGCAACGTGGTGCTCTCGCGCCGCTCGCTGCTCGAGGACGAGCAGCGCGAACTGGCCGCGGAGACGCGCAAGACCCTGGGCGACGGCAAGATCGTCAAGGGCAAGGTCACCGGCGTGCGCGACTTCGGCGTGTTCGTGGACCTGGGCGGCGTGGAGGGGATGATTCCCGTCTCCGAGCTCTCGTACACGCGCGTGGGTCACCCCAGCGACGTGGTGAAGGTCGGTGACGACGTGGAGGTGG comes from the Myxococcus fulvus genome and includes:
- a CDS encoding S1 RNA-binding domain-containing protein, with product MSDEKNGSNAGGPGGMGGPKKPKATFGDVMLGIPSGGSGRGEGPRGGGERGGPGQGRDARPRPEGGAPRDERRPPRGQGGPERGGGERRGGGERRPSGPMVVVKRASGAIETRGPVGENPAEATATAEATTAEAEASGAPTTTPAPRPVAPTQPVSSALYEEVPESESFAEMFAKEGGAPGRRGVRLGEKVKGTIFQLGADTAFVSLEGASKSEAMIELRELKDDEGILRYGVGDSLDAHVIEVGAKGIVLSRALAKGSASMAMLAEARASGMPVEGMVLSVNKGGVEVAIGDVRAFCPISQLDLRYVEKPDQFIGEKLKFRVTEVRDRNVVLSRRSLLEDEQRELAAETRKTLGDGKIVKGKVTGVRDFGVFVDLGGVEGMIPVSELSYTRVGHPSDVVKVGDDVEVEILRMEAAQPNSPDKSKQKERITLSMRSRQEDPFKKAISEIKEGDRLQGKVVRLQQFGAFVELRPGVDGLVHISALSDRRIAHPRDVVKEGETIWVAVEKIDEKDKRIGLRRISEEEAQRPPEERPAASAEKAAPAAPAAPRPKVGQVVVGKVDRIEPYGVFLQFAGGKGLLPASETGTERGTDLRKHYALGQEVKVAILDIDASGKIRLSVTAAVRAEERAEVEAWQKTQQPQGAGKKGFGTMADLFSKLRK